The Pangasianodon hypophthalmus isolate fPanHyp1 chromosome 13, fPanHyp1.pri, whole genome shotgun sequence genome includes a window with the following:
- the fscn2a gene encoding fascin-2a has translation MATNGISKSLKLQFGLINYENRYLTAETFGFKVNASGTSMKRKQLWSLEQDDQDGQVVFLRSHLGRYLSTGKDGKVNCAAEVPDSDCRFLIVAQSDGRWALQSEPYLRYFGGTEDFLTCFAQTIGETELWAVHLALHPQVNLLSVARKRYAHLSDSKSEISFDSDIPWGVDSLITLVFKEGKYSVKTCDNRFLTSNGKLVNDYGPETAFTLDLRSDKLAFKDNEGKYLTPMGPAGTLKSGRCTKPGKDELFDLEESHPQVVLQAANKRYLSIRQGVSISANQDEETDQETFQMEIDQKTKKCMFRTNSGNYWTLVIHAGIHTTATEIEPNTMFDIEWLGGRVALKANNGKYVCNRKNGQLAAVSDTVGSDEQFLLKLINRPILILRGVNGFVCHHKSSNTLNVNRSVYDIFSLLYSDGAYHIKCGSGKFWYVTSSDLVCADGEEPENFFLEFVEHGQMAIKSKNSKYLRADQGGTLKCDVTTMDSCCLWEY, from the exons ATGGCTACCAATGGAATAAGCAAATCTTTAAAGCTCCAATTTGGGCTCATCAATTACGAGAACCGCTACCTCACAGCTGAGACTTTTGGCTTCAAGGTAAATGCATCTGGCACGAGTATGAAGAGAAAACAACTCTGGAGCCTGGAGCAGGATGACCAGGATGGTCAGGTGGTTTTCCTTCGCAGTCACCTTGGCCGTTACCTGTCCACAGGTAAAGACGGCAAAGTGAATTGTGCAGCTGAGGTTCCAGACTCTGACTGTCGCTTTCTGATTGTAGCTCAGTCTGATGGCCGCTGGGCCTTGCAGTCCGAGCCTTATCTGCGATACTTTGGAGGCACAGAAGATTTCCTAACCTGCTTTGCCCAGACCATAGGAGAAACTGAGTTGTGGGCTGTCCACTTGGCCCTCCACCCACAGGTTAACCTTCTGAGCGTAGCCCGCAAACGCTATGCACACTTGTCTGATTCAAAGAGTGAGATTTCTTTTGACAGTGATATCCCATGGGGAGTGGACTCCCTGATTACCCTGGTCTTCAAGGAAGGAAAGTACAGTGTGAAAACCTGTGACAACCGCTTTCTCACTAGCAATGGAAAGCTGGTAAATGATTATGGTCCtgaaacagctttcacactggATCTCAGGTCTGATAAGCTGGCTTTCAAAGATAATGAGGGAAAGTACCTAACCCCAATGGGTCCTGCAGGCACCTTGAAGTCTGGGAGATGTACAAAGCCAGGTAAAGATGAGCTTTTTGATCTGGAGGAAAGTCATCCACAAGTGGTTCTCCAGGCAGCGAACAAACGATACCTATCTATCCGTCAAG GTGTCAGCatctcagccaatcaggatGAGGAAACAGATCAGGAGACATTTCAGATGGAAATTGACCAAAAGACTAAGAAATGCATGTTCAGAACTAATTCAGGGAATTATTGGACACTCGTCATTCATGCAGGCATCCATACTACAGCCACAGAAAT TGAGCCCAACACAATGTTCGACATTgaatggcttgggggaagagtGGCTCTAAAAGCTAATAATGGAAAATATGTCTGcaacaggaaaaatggacaGCTTGCTGCAGTCAGTGATACAGTGG GCAGTGATGAGCAGTTCTTATTGAAGCTGATCAACCGTCCAATCTTAATCTTGCGAGGGGTGAACGGCTTTGTTTGTCACCACAAGAGCTCCAATACACTGAACGTCAACCGCTCTGTTTATGACATCTTCTCATTGCTCTACAGCGATGGTGCATATCATATAAAAT GTGGAAGTGGAAAGTTCTGGTACGTCACTAGCAGTGACCTGGTGTGTGCAGATGGTGAAGAGCCAGAGAACTTCTTTCTGGAGTTTGTGGAGCATGGACAAATGGCCATCAAGAGCAAAAACAGCAAATACCTGCGTGCTGACCAAGGAGGCACTCTCAAGTGTGACGTCACTACTATGGACAGCTGCTGTCTCTGGGAATACTAA